One Oryza brachyantha chromosome 3, ObraRS2, whole genome shotgun sequence DNA segment encodes these proteins:
- the LOC102722938 gene encoding uncharacterized protein LOC102722938 isoform X2, giving the protein MSRCFPYPPPGYVRNPVVAAAEAEATTKKEREKAGKKKEKKSDKKALQQGEVSKHSKRTHKKRKHEDIIAADQKPRKGSNEPVEQLEKSGLTEELGAPSFVQTVHGSPESSQDSSKRRKVVLPSPSQAKNGNILRIKIRRDQDSSSASLSEKSNVEHTPVQQMGSVSSLPSKKNPIQAPNNKVMVRSASAQQQNIKSDSQAVLKQSIPTPAKVMHRVDVTPSMRVGLPPVELTTNVGPSLSKAKQTIPPAPAKVTQRVDLPHAKALQRPAKVSHRVDPLPSKVQIDATPSFSKLSHRENKSEVQPFPQNLKVPVGMPTINQQHTDASQPKEEPSFSGRSAEPASVPVEKQSKSDRKKSRKAEKKEKKFKDLFVTWDPPSIGMEDTNLGDQDWLFGSTRKPDAGTGNCREIADPVSSQSAEQFLLQPRAMHLPDLHVYQLPYVVPF; this is encoded by the exons ATGTCGAGGTGCTTCCCCTACCCGCCGCCGGGGTACGTGCGAAACCCAGTGGTGGCCGCGGCCGAAGCGGAGGCGACCACTAAG aaagaaagagaaaaggctggaaagaagaaagagaaaaagagtgacaaaaaagCTCTTCAGCAGGGTGAGgtatccaaacattcaaaGCGAACCCATAAGAAGAGAAAACACGAAGATATTATTGCTGCTGATCAGAAACCCCGGAAAGGCTCCAACGAGCCTGTTGAGCAATTGGAGAAGAGTGGACTCACAGAAGAGCTTGGAGCTCCTAGCTTTGTTCAGACTGTGCATGGATCTCCAGAAAGCTCACAGGACAGCAGCAAGAGAAGAAAGGTTGTGTTACCCAGTCCTAGCCAAGCTAAGAATG GTAACATTCTTCGAATAAAGATAAGAAGAGATCAAGATTCTTCTTCAGCTTCCCTTTCGGAGAAATCTAATGTCGAACACACACCAGTCCAACAAATGGGATCAGTTTCCTCCCTGCCCAGTAAGAAAAACCCAATCCAAGCACCCAACAACAAAGTCATGGTGAGATCAGCATCAGCCCAGCAGCAAAACATCAAAAGTGATTCTCAAGCAGTGCTGAAACAAAGTATACCAACACCAGCAAAGGTCATGCATAGAGTTGATGTTACTCCATCCATGAGGGTTGGTCTTCCACCTGTAGAGTTGACGACCAATGTTGGTCCTTCACTCtccaaggcaaaacaaacaattccTCCTGCACCTGCAAAGGTTACACAAAGAGTTGATCTTCCACATGCCAAGGCGTTGCAGAGACCTGCCAAGGTGTCACATAGAGTTGATCCTCTGCCATCCAAGGTTCAAATTGATGCTACTCCATCCTTTTCTAAGTTGTCGCACAGAGAGAATAAGTCAGAAGTACAGCCCTTTCCCCAAAATCTAAAGGTGCCTGTGGGAATGCCTACCATCAATCAGCAGCATACTGATGCTTCTCAGCCCAAAGAAGAACCATCCTTCTCTGGTAGGAGTGCTGAACCTGCTTCAGTGCCAGTAGAGAAGCAGTCCAAGTCAGACCGGAAGAAGAGCCGCAAGGctgagaagaaagagaagaagttCAAGGATTTATTTGTTACTTGGGATCCTCCTTCAATTGGAATGGAAGATACAAATCTTGGTGATCAGGACTGGCTGTTCGGCAGTACGAGGAAACCTGACGCTGGCACTGGCAACTGCAGAGAAATTGCTGATCCGGTCTCTTCGCAATCAGCGGAGCAGTTTTTGTTGCAGCCCAGGGCGATGCATTTGCCAGACCTTCATGTCTATCAGTTGCCATATGTGGTTCCATTCTAG
- the LOC102699383 gene encoding probable protein kinase At2g41970, which translates to MAGEHGDVVGRCILVGLHMDAVGKELLQWALNQAARSGDRVVAVHIYRKSDNCKTNTLSLIRTLDDYLAEYEALCSKKDIVLVGRVTPGSSIQKVLVKEAKLCAAMVVVIGANKKYSFGGSTCLAKYCAKKLPVTTTVVAIQSGKAIFVREAPKPPLGAEPKPVLRTVLHPSVGLEPKVIIPNPNRSARSMDFDATGCGHGGAVPVSSYDDATKVGDGARTAEQRLGWPLLRRPLPAANGAVAQPPKDDGPRKQSVVQWVMSLPRRSSPSTSPEPQAGLVAELKRMLDAVPSRCRWFRYEELYDSTNHFCSENLIGKGAHSRVYRGSLASGQPVAIKLSKASAEASKDFLREVDIITKLRHHRIVPLIGVCVEGPNLISVYAYLPRGSLEDNLHGKRSKPTLSWEKRYKAALGVAEALSYVHSGHSRPVIHRDVKSSNILLNDEFEPQLSDFGLAIWAPSNPASLTHSDVVGTFGYLAPEYFMYGKVTDKVDVYAFGVVLLELLTGRKPISDGSPKGQESLVMWASPKLDSGDISDLLDAGLDVKHDEAGVKRMAVAASLCLRRSARLRPKISQVLSVLRGESAVSFADLQTAEAAECVDDETYPAANVRSHLGLALLDVEDAESISSTEHSNLSPLEEYLRERCSRSSSFD; encoded by the exons ATGGCGGGGGAGCACGGGGACGTCGTCGGCCGGTGCATACTGGTGGGGCTGCACATGGACGCCGTCGGCAAGGAGCTGCTCCAGTGGGCGCTCAAccaggcggcgaggagcggcgaccgcgtcgtcgccgtgcacaTTTACCGCAAGTCCG ACAACTGCAAGACGAACACCCTGAGCCTGATCAGGACGCTGGACGACTACCTGGCAGAGTACGAGGCACTCTGCAGCAAGAAAGAT ATTGTTCTTGTCGGCCGGGTGACGCCGGGAAGCTCGATCCAGAAGGTACTGGTGAAGGAGGCCAAGCTCTGCGCCgccatggtggtggtgattgGCGCCAACAAGAAGTACTCATTTGG AGGCTCGACTTGCTTGGCCAAGTACTGCGCCAAGAAGCTGCCGGTGACGaccaccgtcgtcgccatccAAAGCGGCAAGGCCATCTTCGTGAGGGAGGCGCCCAAGCCGCCACTTG GAGCAGAGCCGAAGCCGGTGCTCCGCACCGTGCTGCACCCGAGCGTCGGATTGGAGCCCAAGGTGATCATCCCGAACCCAAACCGGAGCGCGCGTTCCATGGACTTCGACGCCACGGGctgcggccacggcggcgctgtTCCGGTGAGCTCATACGACGACGCAACCAAGGTCGGCGATGGCGCGAGGACAGCCGAGCAGAGGCTCGGGTggccgctcctccgccgcccgcttCCCGCGGCGAACGGCGCCGTAGCGCAGCCGCCCAAGGACGACGGGCCGCGCAAGCAGTCGGTGGTGCAGTGGGTGATGAGCCTGCCGCGGCGCTCGTCCCCGTCGACGTCCCCCGAGCCGCAGGCGGGGCTCGTCGCCGAGCTGAAGCGGATGCTCGACGCCGTCCCGTCGCGGTGCCGGTGGTTCCGCTACGAGGAGCTCTACGACTCCACCAACCACTTCTGTTCAG AGAATCTGATTGGGAAGGGAGCGCACAGCAGGGTGTACAGGGGCAGCCTCGCGAGCGGGCAGCCGGTGGCGATCAAGCTGTCCAAGGCGTCCGCCGAGGCGTCGAAAGATTTCCTCCGGGAGGTGGACATCATCACCAAGCTGCGGCACCACCGGATCGTCCCGCTCATCGGAGTCTGCGTCGAGGGGCCCAACCTCATCTCCGTCTACGCCTACCTCCCCAGAGGCAGCCTCGAGGACAACCTGCACG GTAAGAGGTCGAAGCCGACGCTGTCGTGGGAGAAGAGGTACAAGGCGGCGCTCGGTGTCGCCGAGGCCCTGAGCTACGTTCACTCCGGCCACTCGCGGCCCGTGATCCACAGGGATGTCAAGTCGTCCAACATCCTACTCAACGACGAGTTCGAGCCCCAG CTGTCTGATTTTGGGTTGGCCATCTGGGCGCCGTCCAACCCGGCCTCCCTGACGCACAGCGACGTCGTGGGGACGTTCGG CTACCTGGCGCCGGAGTACTTCATGTACGGGAAGGTCACCGACAAGGTGGACGTGTACGCGTTCGGCGTCGTCCTGCTGGAGCTTCTCACGGGGAGGAAGCCCATCAGCGACGGGTCGCCCAAGGGCCAAGAGAGCCTCGTCATGTGG GCGAGCCCAAAACTTGACAGCGGCGACATCTCTGACCTGCTGGACGCGGGGCTGGACGTGAAGCACGACGAGGCCGGGGTGAAGCGGATGGCCGTGGCGGCGTCGCTTTGCCTCAGGAGGTCGGCTCGCCTCAGGCCGAAGATATCGCAG GTGCTGAGCGTGCTCCGGGGAGAGAGCGCTGTGAGCTTCGCCGACCTGcagacggccgaggcggcggagtGCGTCGATGACGAGACCTACCCGGCGGCGAACGTGAGGTCGCACCTGGGACTCGCCCTGCTGGACGTTGAGGACGCCGAGTCCATCTCGAGCACGGAGCACAGCAACCTCAGTCCCCTCGAGGAGTACCTGCGAGAGCGGTGCAGTCGATCGTCCAGCTTCGATTGA
- the LOC102722656 gene encoding NHP2-like protein 1, translated as MSQEVVNPKAYPLADAQLTMTILDLVQQASNYKQLKKGANEATKTLNRGISEFVVMAADTEPLEILLHLPLLAEDKNVPYVFVPSKQALGRACGVTRPVIACSVTSNEGSQLKTPIQNLKDAIEKLLI; from the exons ATG AGTCAGGAGGTCGTGAACCCCAAGGCGTACCCGCTGGCGGACGCGCAGCTGACGATGACCATCCTCGACCTCGTCCAGCAGGCCTCCAATTACAAGCAGCTCAAGAAGGGAGCAAACGAAG CGACGAAGACCCTGAACAGGGGTATATCGGAGTTCGTGGTGATGGCGGCCGACACGGAGCCCCTCGAgatcctcctccacctccccctGCTCGCGGAGGACAAG AACGTTCCATATGTCTTTGTTCCTTCCAAGCAAGCCCTTGGCCGTGCATGTGGTGTGACTAGGCCTGTCATCGCTTGTTCAGTGACCAGCAATGAGGGTAGTCAGCTGAAGACACCGATACAGAATCTCAAG GATGCTATTGAGAAGCTCCTCATTTGA
- the LOC102722938 gene encoding uncharacterized protein LOC102722938 isoform X1, whose translation MSRCFPYPPPGYVRNPVVAAAEAEATTKLQKEREKAGKKKEKKSDKKALQQGEVSKHSKRTHKKRKHEDIIAADQKPRKGSNEPVEQLEKSGLTEELGAPSFVQTVHGSPESSQDSSKRRKVVLPSPSQAKNGNILRIKIRRDQDSSSASLSEKSNVEHTPVQQMGSVSSLPSKKNPIQAPNNKVMVRSASAQQQNIKSDSQAVLKQSIPTPAKVMHRVDVTPSMRVGLPPVELTTNVGPSLSKAKQTIPPAPAKVTQRVDLPHAKALQRPAKVSHRVDPLPSKVQIDATPSFSKLSHRENKSEVQPFPQNLKVPVGMPTINQQHTDASQPKEEPSFSGRSAEPASVPVEKQSKSDRKKSRKAEKKEKKFKDLFVTWDPPSIGMEDTNLGDQDWLFGSTRKPDAGTGNCREIADPVSSQSAEQFLLQPRAMHLPDLHVYQLPYVVPF comes from the exons ATGTCGAGGTGCTTCCCCTACCCGCCGCCGGGGTACGTGCGAAACCCAGTGGTGGCCGCGGCCGAAGCGGAGGCGACCACTAAG CTccagaaagaaagagaaaaggctggaaagaagaaagagaaaaagagtgacaaaaaagCTCTTCAGCAGGGTGAGgtatccaaacattcaaaGCGAACCCATAAGAAGAGAAAACACGAAGATATTATTGCTGCTGATCAGAAACCCCGGAAAGGCTCCAACGAGCCTGTTGAGCAATTGGAGAAGAGTGGACTCACAGAAGAGCTTGGAGCTCCTAGCTTTGTTCAGACTGTGCATGGATCTCCAGAAAGCTCACAGGACAGCAGCAAGAGAAGAAAGGTTGTGTTACCCAGTCCTAGCCAAGCTAAGAATG GTAACATTCTTCGAATAAAGATAAGAAGAGATCAAGATTCTTCTTCAGCTTCCCTTTCGGAGAAATCTAATGTCGAACACACACCAGTCCAACAAATGGGATCAGTTTCCTCCCTGCCCAGTAAGAAAAACCCAATCCAAGCACCCAACAACAAAGTCATGGTGAGATCAGCATCAGCCCAGCAGCAAAACATCAAAAGTGATTCTCAAGCAGTGCTGAAACAAAGTATACCAACACCAGCAAAGGTCATGCATAGAGTTGATGTTACTCCATCCATGAGGGTTGGTCTTCCACCTGTAGAGTTGACGACCAATGTTGGTCCTTCACTCtccaaggcaaaacaaacaattccTCCTGCACCTGCAAAGGTTACACAAAGAGTTGATCTTCCACATGCCAAGGCGTTGCAGAGACCTGCCAAGGTGTCACATAGAGTTGATCCTCTGCCATCCAAGGTTCAAATTGATGCTACTCCATCCTTTTCTAAGTTGTCGCACAGAGAGAATAAGTCAGAAGTACAGCCCTTTCCCCAAAATCTAAAGGTGCCTGTGGGAATGCCTACCATCAATCAGCAGCATACTGATGCTTCTCAGCCCAAAGAAGAACCATCCTTCTCTGGTAGGAGTGCTGAACCTGCTTCAGTGCCAGTAGAGAAGCAGTCCAAGTCAGACCGGAAGAAGAGCCGCAAGGctgagaagaaagagaagaagttCAAGGATTTATTTGTTACTTGGGATCCTCCTTCAATTGGAATGGAAGATACAAATCTTGGTGATCAGGACTGGCTGTTCGGCAGTACGAGGAAACCTGACGCTGGCACTGGCAACTGCAGAGAAATTGCTGATCCGGTCTCTTCGCAATCAGCGGAGCAGTTTTTGTTGCAGCCCAGGGCGATGCATTTGCCAGACCTTCATGTCTATCAGTTGCCATATGTGGTTCCATTCTAG